In Symmachiella dynata, the following are encoded in one genomic region:
- a CDS encoding ABC transporter permease → MSFDPIPFDVLGGLSNWAIVAGIATASIFLFLLVMSLLTRGASGPGWLVSQIGSCVHDWISTSPRRVFALSMLTFREAWRRKIFAVGVIFVLLIMFAGWFLSSPGDQPDTQVKVLVSFVLTSISWLILPLVVLLACWGIPDDIKARSMHTVVTKPVYRSEIVLGRIFGYAMIGTVALVVMGAAGYLWLDRQVVDKDSRASLTAKVPVYGNDIIWLDQQGQPAESGINTGDVWEFRSYIPGNTKARATWVFDGVGEDYLRPDPETGEPELRLESSFQVFRSYIGDADRGIRARYTFVNEDKDLRVPIAPFEVKEFHNGANITTVPRTLPVRRGETVDLIDDLVKDGKLRVEVECLTSGQYLGMARPDLFIRLPEHHFAASYCKALVGVWMMMAMAVVLCVGWSCVVKGPVATLASSVMLIVGKSFSGFFEELAAGNVKGGGVLESMVRIYKHTTPNVELEKSTGQTVIETIDAVPEAFLKVTQKLVPNFGSLDFTEYTANGFDVPFSAALLPGIALMVGHCLPWIFLAYVALKYRELESK, encoded by the coding sequence ATGAGTTTTGATCCAATACCCTTTGACGTTCTCGGCGGATTGTCCAACTGGGCAATTGTGGCTGGGATCGCAACGGCTTCCATCTTCTTGTTTCTGCTGGTCATGTCGTTGCTGACCCGAGGGGCGAGCGGCCCCGGTTGGTTGGTTTCGCAGATCGGGTCGTGTGTCCATGACTGGATTTCCACGTCCCCGCGGCGCGTCTTTGCATTGTCGATGCTGACCTTTCGTGAAGCTTGGCGACGCAAGATCTTTGCGGTCGGCGTGATTTTTGTGCTATTGATCATGTTCGCGGGATGGTTCTTGAGTTCGCCGGGCGATCAGCCTGACACGCAAGTCAAGGTGCTCGTCAGTTTTGTGCTCACCTCGATCAGTTGGTTGATTTTGCCGCTGGTCGTATTGCTGGCCTGCTGGGGGATTCCCGACGACATCAAAGCCCGCTCGATGCACACCGTGGTGACCAAACCGGTTTATCGTAGTGAAATTGTCCTGGGGCGGATCTTCGGCTATGCCATGATCGGCACGGTCGCCTTGGTCGTGATGGGGGCTGCCGGTTATCTCTGGCTGGATCGCCAAGTCGTCGACAAGGATTCTCGCGCATCGCTAACCGCTAAAGTTCCGGTCTACGGTAACGACATAATCTGGCTAGACCAGCAGGGCCAGCCGGCAGAATCGGGCATCAATACCGGTGATGTCTGGGAGTTTCGTAGCTACATCCCGGGCAATACCAAGGCCCGCGCCACATGGGTCTTCGACGGTGTGGGCGAAGATTATTTGCGTCCCGATCCCGAAACCGGCGAGCCGGAGTTGCGGCTGGAATCGTCCTTTCAAGTTTTTCGTTCTTACATTGGCGATGCCGACCGCGGCATTCGTGCCCGCTATACCTTCGTGAATGAAGACAAAGATTTGCGGGTGCCGATTGCTCCCTTTGAAGTCAAGGAATTCCACAACGGGGCCAACATCACGACAGTTCCCCGCACCTTGCCGGTCCGCCGGGGAGAAACCGTTGATCTGATCGACGATTTGGTCAAAGACGGCAAGCTGCGCGTCGAAGTCGAATGTTTGACCTCCGGCCAGTACCTGGGGATGGCACGTCCTGACTTGTTCATCCGACTGCCCGAACACCATTTTGCTGCCAGTTATTGCAAAGCCCTGGTTGGCGTTTGGATGATGATGGCAATGGCGGTCGTGCTGTGTGTCGGCTGGAGTTGTGTGGTCAAAGGTCCGGTCGCTACGCTGGCCAGCTCGGTGATGTTGATCGTCGGCAAGAGCTTTTCAGGGTTCTTTGAAGAGCTGGCGGCCGGCAACGTCAAGGGGGGTGGTGTTCTGGAATCGATGGTCCGAATCTACAAGCACACCACACCGAATGTCGAACTCGAAAAATCGACCGGCCAGACCGTGATTGAAACGATCGATGCCGTGCCCGAAGCGTTTTTAAAAGTGACGCAAAAGTTGGTGCCGAACTTTGGATCGTTGGATTTCACGGAATATACGGCTAATGGTTTTGATGTTCCGTTTTCAGCGGCACTGCTGCCCGGAATTGCCCTCATGGTCGGCCACTGTTTGCCGTGGATCTTTTTAGCGTACGTTGCACTGAAGTATCGTGAATTGGAATCGAAATGA
- a CDS encoding ABC transporter ATP-binding protein — translation MNSEAVIETRSLSKVYRDFWGRKKVRALNSLNLEVKQGEIFGLLGPNGSGKTTTIKLLLGLLFPTEGTVEILGQPATDVSKNQRIGYLPEESYLYRFLNADETLDFYGRLFNMSKADRRKRTDELLDMVKLQHARKRQLREYSKGMTRRIGLAQALINNPDLVLLDEPTSGLDPLGTRDMKDMILNLRDQGKTVLMCSHVLSDVQDVCDRVAILDGGELKVLGRVDELLKNQGITQIRASTLSEDAIAEVKAVIAKHNNDTIDVDHPVTTLEDLFLKTVRDSADRPGQRYVPPGEDKAAPAESLPASEEAAES, via the coding sequence ATGAACTCCGAGGCCGTCATTGAAACCCGCAGCCTGTCGAAAGTCTATCGCGACTTCTGGGGGCGAAAGAAAGTTCGCGCACTCAATTCACTGAATCTCGAAGTGAAACAGGGCGAGATTTTTGGATTGTTGGGCCCCAACGGGTCCGGCAAGACAACGACCATCAAATTGTTGTTGGGGTTGTTGTTTCCGACCGAAGGGACCGTGGAAATCCTGGGTCAACCGGCAACGGATGTCTCGAAGAACCAACGGATCGGCTATTTGCCCGAAGAATCTTATCTCTACCGGTTTTTAAACGCCGACGAGACTTTGGATTTTTACGGGCGTTTGTTCAACATGTCCAAAGCAGATCGCCGGAAACGGACGGACGAGTTGCTGGACATGGTGAAATTGCAGCATGCCCGCAAACGTCAGTTGCGTGAATACTCCAAAGGGATGACGCGGCGGATTGGTTTGGCGCAAGCTTTGATCAACAATCCCGATCTGGTGTTGCTCGACGAACCGACCAGCGGCCTGGACCCCTTGGGGACCCGGGACATGAAGGATATGATTTTGAACCTGCGTGATCAGGGCAAGACGGTCCTGATGTGCAGCCACGTGTTGTCCGACGTGCAGGATGTCTGTGATCGGGTGGCAATTTTGGACGGCGGCGAACTGAAGGTGCTCGGCCGCGTGGACGAATTGCTCAAAAACCAGGGAATCACACAAATCCGCGCCAGTACGCTGAGTGAAGATGCTATCGCCGAGGTCAAAGCGGTGATTGCCAAGCACAACAACGACACGATCGATGTCGACCATCCGGTCACCACTTTGGAAGACCTGTTCCTCAAGACGGTCCGCGATTCCGCCGACCGGCCGGGGCAGCGGTATGTGCCGCCGGGTGAAGACAAGGCAGCGCCAGCGGAGTCGCTGCCGGCTAGCGAAGAAGCTGCGGAGTCGTGA
- a CDS encoding ArnT family glycosyltransferase: protein MSSKRRTKSTTTPKTEQPRATAEALVERGDPKIFVAIVVWLVIFGAIFFSFKLPNFPVSRADVWQRVPWDLFDLIDPPNPVPAVVSSWGNLSQRVPPLLVATAILLGAWATGQLLLRVVCPDPNRRTSERTFFAFALGLSAWSLITLVLGWFGVLSRELFGGLLALAVLAELGLRIFRRKSAPPNEDADDHWRNYNLWLFIIVPFVLCMLLGALLPSTDFDVLEYHLGGPKEYFQAGRIEMLPHNVYTSFPFGTEMLTLLSMVLLGDWYWGAVAGKVVLMSFGPLTALGIYAAGSRWFSTRAGIYAAAIHLTTPWTYRISTIAYAEGGLTFYLFAALYAVMIGYERFHAAAEVRVPWRPFLLAGLCAGSAMACKYPGVLSVVIPLGIAALALPFTRPGERAEQRGGAIRLGLIFALGTAVTIGPWLIKNTIETGNPVYPLVYSVFGGADWDADLNAKWKHGHSPNTYSPLDLAEKVMDVTVKSDWLSPFLFGLAPLAFLLKSKRRLVIWLWAYVGYLFLTYWIFTHRIDRFWVPLIPVVALLAGVGATWSARLSWRILWIGLFGVVSLYHLTMISGPLSLCGYNAYLIDYPLARQHTEGYYSPGLPKLNRELPPGSKVLCVGNAVVFAAEFPNVYNTVFDYSIFDQWFADKQPGVPAGEWKLRPADEIRRKLHDAGITHIYINWAEILRYRDAGSYGYTDFVTPARFAEMQRMGILGPQWPIKDSSGYGPLDDLSPTQLADVQKWVPSLERSIVMPPENKATAVYQRYQIFPVVKSD, encoded by the coding sequence GTGAGTTCCAAACGACGCACCAAATCAACAACCACACCCAAAACCGAACAGCCGCGGGCGACGGCGGAGGCATTGGTTGAGCGCGGAGATCCAAAAATCTTCGTGGCCATCGTGGTTTGGCTCGTCATCTTCGGTGCGATCTTTTTTAGTTTCAAGTTGCCCAACTTTCCCGTCTCGCGCGCCGATGTCTGGCAACGCGTGCCGTGGGATCTGTTTGACTTGATTGATCCTCCCAATCCGGTGCCGGCTGTGGTTTCCTCGTGGGGAAATCTTTCCCAGCGTGTTCCGCCGCTTTTGGTCGCAACGGCGATTCTCCTGGGGGCGTGGGCGACGGGGCAGTTGCTGCTGCGCGTTGTTTGTCCCGACCCCAATCGGCGCACCAGCGAACGAACGTTCTTTGCTTTTGCGCTGGGCCTCTCTGCGTGGTCCTTGATCACACTTGTGTTGGGTTGGTTTGGCGTACTTTCCCGCGAGCTATTCGGTGGACTATTGGCCTTGGCCGTGCTGGCTGAACTCGGTCTGCGAATATTCCGCCGTAAGTCGGCACCGCCAAACGAAGACGCCGACGATCATTGGCGGAATTACAACCTGTGGCTGTTCATTATCGTGCCGTTCGTACTTTGCATGCTCCTGGGGGCACTGCTCCCCTCGACCGATTTTGATGTGCTGGAGTATCACCTGGGCGGCCCTAAGGAATACTTCCAAGCGGGTCGCATCGAGATGTTGCCGCACAACGTCTACACCAGTTTTCCCTTCGGCACTGAGATGCTGACGCTGTTGTCGATGGTCCTGTTGGGGGATTGGTATTGGGGGGCTGTGGCTGGAAAAGTCGTGTTGATGAGCTTCGGACCGCTGACCGCCCTAGGAATCTATGCCGCCGGATCGCGGTGGTTTAGCACCCGTGCGGGTATTTATGCGGCGGCCATTCATCTGACGACTCCCTGGACGTACCGCATCTCCACGATTGCCTATGCCGAAGGGGGGCTGACGTTTTATCTGTTTGCCGCACTCTATGCGGTGATGATCGGCTATGAACGTTTCCATGCTGCGGCCGAGGTACGGGTGCCATGGCGGCCCTTCCTACTGGCTGGATTGTGCGCCGGTTCAGCGATGGCCTGCAAATACCCCGGCGTGTTGTCGGTGGTGATCCCCTTGGGAATTGCGGCGTTGGCCCTGCCTTTCACTCGCCCCGGTGAACGTGCGGAACAGAGGGGAGGGGCTATCCGTTTGGGATTGATCTTCGCCCTGGGAACAGCGGTCACGATCGGGCCTTGGTTGATTAAAAACACGATCGAAACGGGCAATCCGGTTTATCCGTTGGTCTATTCGGTCTTCGGTGGGGCGGATTGGGATGCGGATTTGAATGCGAAATGGAAGCACGGCCACAGCCCCAACACCTATTCGCCGCTCGACTTGGCGGAAAAGGTGATGGATGTGACCGTCAAAAGCGATTGGCTGAGCCCGTTTTTGTTTGGCCTTGCGCCGCTGGCATTTTTGTTGAAATCGAAGCGACGCTTGGTGATCTGGTTGTGGGCTTACGTCGGATATTTGTTTCTCACGTATTGGATCTTTACGCATCGCATCGATCGGTTTTGGGTGCCATTGATTCCGGTTGTCGCCCTGCTCGCCGGTGTGGGGGCGACGTGGAGTGCGCGGTTGTCGTGGCGGATTCTGTGGATCGGGCTGTTCGGTGTGGTTTCGTTGTATCACCTGACGATGATCTCCGGTCCGTTGTCGCTGTGCGGATACAACGCCTACCTGATCGACTACCCTCTCGCGCGGCAGCACACCGAAGGGTATTATTCGCCCGGTCTGCCGAAGCTGAATCGCGAACTCCCCCCCGGCTCCAAAGTGCTCTGCGTGGGCAATGCGGTGGTGTTCGCCGCCGAATTCCCCAATGTGTACAACACGGTCTTTGATTACTCGATTTTTGATCAATGGTTCGCGGACAAACAACCGGGCGTCCCCGCCGGTGAATGGAAACTACGCCCTGCCGACGAAATCCGTCGAAAACTGCACGACGCGGGTATTACGCACATCTACATCAACTGGGCGGAGATCCTGCGGTATCGCGATGCGGGGTCGTATGGTTACACCGATTTCGTCACGCCGGCGCGGTTCGCCGAGATGCAGCGAATGGGCATCCTCGGGCCGCAGTGGCCGATCAAGGACTCCAGCGGCTACGGCCCGCTCGATGATCTCTCGCCGACGCAGCTCGCCGATGTTCAGAAATGGGTTCCCTCGCTGGAACGTTCGATCGTCATGCCGCCGGAAAACAAAGCGACGGCAGTGTATCAGCGGTATCAGATTTTCCCGGTCGTGAAGAGCGATTGA
- the nadC gene encoding carboxylating nicotinate-nucleotide diphosphorylase has translation MNVPVFDDLARANARQLLEMALREDLDDAGDLTSRALIDEQQRGHVSVVVREPGIVAGLPIVDMVFEQLDSQVEVRRLVEDGTAVEAGMTVAEIRGPLRTLLTGERTALNFLTHLSGIATLTSRYVAAATGTAAKILDTRKTLPGWRHLQKYAVRAGGGTNHRIGLYDGVLIKDNHLAGWAVSQQAQTIAAAIQTARASVKPGISIEVEVDTLEQLQDALDGPPDIVLLDNMSCDTLRRAVELRNQRQPSVQLEASGGVTLATVAQIAATGVERISIGALTHSAIALDLAFDWSGQ, from the coding sequence TTGAACGTTCCGGTCTTTGATGACCTTGCTCGGGCGAATGCTCGACAGTTGTTGGAAATGGCGCTGCGGGAGGATCTTGATGATGCGGGCGATTTGACGTCGCGCGCGTTGATCGACGAGCAGCAGCGCGGACATGTGTCGGTGGTCGTCCGCGAACCGGGCATTGTGGCGGGGCTGCCGATCGTCGACATGGTGTTCGAGCAACTCGATTCCCAGGTCGAAGTCCGCCGCCTCGTTGAAGACGGCACTGCTGTAGAAGCGGGGATGACCGTCGCGGAAATACGCGGACCGTTGCGGACGCTATTGACCGGTGAACGGACGGCGCTGAACTTTTTGACGCACCTGAGCGGGATCGCCACGCTCACCAGCCGGTATGTTGCCGCCGCGACGGGAACTGCCGCGAAGATCCTTGATACCCGCAAGACGCTGCCGGGTTGGCGGCATTTGCAGAAGTATGCCGTCCGCGCCGGTGGGGGAACAAATCACCGGATCGGTCTGTATGACGGCGTGCTGATTAAAGACAACCACCTTGCCGGCTGGGCTGTGTCGCAACAGGCACAGACCATTGCCGCCGCCATTCAAACGGCGCGGGCGAGCGTCAAACCGGGGATTTCCATCGAGGTCGAAGTCGATACGCTGGAGCAACTTCAAGACGCGCTCGATGGCCCCCCCGATATTGTGCTGTTGGATAACATGAGTTGCGACACCTTACGACGCGCCGTCGAATTGCGAAATCAACGACAACCCAGCGTCCAACTCGAAGCCTCCGGCGGCGTCACGTTGGCGACGGTCGCACAAATCGCCGCAACCGGCGTCGAACGCATCAGCATCGGTGCCCTAACACACTCCGCCATCGCCCTCGATCTAGCCTTCGACTGGTCCGGCCAATGA